The Drosophila innubila isolate TH190305 chromosome 2R unlocalized genomic scaffold, UK_Dinn_1.0 1_C_2R, whole genome shotgun sequence DNA window AATGCATCATCCACCACTTTCGATTTGGATACTCTACCAAACAATCATGTTGTGATTGACGCAATAGACCAACTGACGGACTGCAGTGAGTCCACGAGCTGAATAACAACATCAATTTAGCTTGGAGTGCctttaaattatagaaaataccAATAGAAAACATTGCTTTCTGCTTAAGCCTTGATTATACTAATGTGCAATGCCTTATTTGCTAAAGttcttttaattgcttttgaaaagtgatttttatttagttctaGATGTACATAAAcgcatatatgtacttatatgtGTAGTTATAAGATCAAGTATTATTATACGTGTTGAttgtaagaaaatatatttgctaCAAATCTATGGAGGAAACGTAATGTTTATTGGAAAAGTGAACACATACTTTTTTAtacttgttaattttataatttcaattttatttaaaaatcctAATTGACGTAGATATATGTTTTTGGATAATCTTATATTCCTTGGAATATAAGAATTATGGTAAAAATACTTAATCGCTATATCTAAATGATAGAATCTAGATTATTGTCTTAGGTTATTCAAATTCGGGGTACTCATTTGAGTGTGTAGGGTGTCTTCCTATGAATATTATTGTCACATTGAAATTTTCgtattatatgtatttcttAGTGTCGAGCACGAATCACGTATGCAGTTGTAAGGCACGATATCTCCCATCTCCAAATGAGACGCACACTAGGGCCATGTCTATTTGCCCGCAATCAAAAATGTTAGGGCGTAAAgagaaagttaaaaataaaaccagcAGATTAACATGAGAGTACaacacattaaaatatttcaagtgcACTCAtaagtacaaataaaaattatgtaaatacattttgaaatacCTCAAAAGTGTacctatttaaatttaatttatgcgtaCAAGGGCTAAAGATCAAGGCAAttagaataacaaaaaaccagaaggtaacaaaataaaaatgtttattgcaaatgagttaacaacaaataaatacaatgagGGTGCAAACAAAGgtaaaaatgtcaaagtttTGCGTGCTACTGAATTACTTATTATAATAAgagtaatattataaaagaatCTTGtacgataaataaaaaatatttccctAAGACCGTTGCAATTTGTGATCGTGTAAATACTGgataacttaattattttggcAGTGGCAAACCGTCAATTAACAGGCTCTTTTCGTCGCTAAGTTGGTGAGGACCGTTTCCGATTTTCGTATGGATTATATATTTGAGCATATTTTTAGAATAGACATGACCCACAGATCCGTTCGTATTGCATTTCTCAGTCTCCACGGGAGGCACAGGAATGCCTTTTACGTATTCGACACTTTGCTGGGAATCGTTAGGGAACGCCAATTGAATGGCGGCCAAAAGTTTGGGAACATTTTCAGCGAGAACATAAAGACAGGCGTTTGGTCCCGCATCAAATGTGTAGGCCGCCTGTAAGGATCCCACGGATTCGTTGTAGTCATGTACGAAATTAACTATCGCATGCGACACGTCATTCATATAGACACAGGGCGGATAAGTGTCCAAGGCAATGGCGTGCAGTTGATTTGACTCCTTCATGGTAATCTCAGCGAATGTCTTAAAGTCCCGTGATTGAATAGCCGACTTTAGCTCCTTGATGCGTTGCGGAACAATCTCTTTGGCACGATGCTGAATTAACGTTGAGGTGTTCACGGCAAGTTGCATCCCCTTGGTGGATGCAGTCTTCTTGCGTGCATCGTTTACGACTAGAATGAGCATATGCATTTCGGGCCAATGCTCAGCAGGCACCAGCTGCTCAGCGATTGAGTCCCTGCCGTCCTCAGTTGTACCACGGTGCCATTGTACAAATCCGCCGTATAAACTACGGCATGCGGATCCGCTGCCTTGTCTTGCAATTGTTGTCAGCTCTTCATTCATGGGTATCTCATAGAGACGCGCCAATGTATAGACTAGACAGGCGTATCCAGCGGCACTGGAAGCCAGTCCAGCCGCTGTGGGAAAGTTGTTGTACGATGCAATGTGCAATTTCCAGGAAAGTGGGAATCTCTGGGCGCCGTTTGCAAGTGCCAACCGTTGAACACCTTCCAGGCAACGCATCAGACGTGCATTCTCCTCAAACGGCACCACATCGCCGTTGAGCCACATGCGATTCTCCTTGAAGCTCTCCGAAGCACACACTGTTGTCTTTGCGGACATTTCATTGGCGTCCAGTGTCATGCTGATGGAGTCGTTAATCGGAAGTATGAGTTCCTCGTTTCGTTTGCCCCAGTATTTTACCAGGGCCATATTAACAGGCGCGACGCACGTTGCCGAAAACATTATTCGCTAACAGTATTATAAACAATGAAGACATCCAGTTCAAAATACACTTTCCCCAGCTTTCACCAGTAAATTTCGATAGACGCCcgataatcaaataaaatgcaactcTGCTCTGCGTcgatttttggtatttttttatgaCACTGTACCAGTTTGGGTACATTTTTCCTAATTAATCGATTGTCCGATAATTtggtacattttttattaaatgcggTACATTTTCAACGGATAACTTCTAAAAGATCCCTATTTCTATAGCTAAAATACCACCCAACATTCTTAGCACCGGCCTCTCGGCAATTATTgctaaataactaaaaaaatttaaactgcgCGCGTTAATTGAGGAGCAAATTGCCAATGAGAAGTAACGTCGCTTAACTTTATACCTAAAGTATACCAGATCATCTGGTAATTATAAATACTGAATTAATTAGAACGCGGTTTTTGTCGCGTGTGGCCCAActggaaatttaaatttaagttaatgcaaatttcaaatttatagcaAAAATTCTGCGAAAATtacagaaattatattttcaatattaagaaaaattaaaaaaacaaggtGTGTTTTCTTggtgcaacaaattttgcagggtggcagccttccaCATCAGTGCAGCCATGTTTTTAGGGggaacaatatttatttctgtgTGGAAAgcacagttttaccaaaaatataaataacaaaatttagctaaataaatattgaaaattgctagattttcaactaaaagcaattttaaaaatattctagaaACATACTCTGAAAATATCcagatctagctataaaatagctaagttggcaacagtgttccactattttccaaataaaaagtttagcGTCTTTgctgaacaaaaacaaaaacgtaaACAAAGTATTTGAGCGATTTACAAAAATGCCATTAACTGCAGAAAGTGCAGCACAACAAATTCAGGTttgtataatttgtgcactgcaaattaaataacaattgtttttgtacACATTTATCAAATTAGGATCGCCTGAAAGATATACAGCAACATATTCACAAAGTGGACAGCGAACGACGACGGGCAGAAAATTCGATTGCGAATCTCGTGCGAGTGCAGCAAAGTCAGCCCGCAAATCCAAAATTAAAGACGCTTCTTCAggccaaaattttggaggcgACACAAGAAGAGGCGACAATTAGAGCGGCGTTGGCTAAAATACACGAAATACGCAATATACGAAATGAGAGACGCATTCAGGTGAGTCTTTAAATCGATCAGCATTGTGactattaacaaattaaattcccACAGGCTCGGAATGCTGGCAATAAGGAGGCAATTCGTCGTGGAGCGTTAATGAAAATGGTACAGCTGTCGGCGCAAACATTACCTCTGTTCGTAGGGAAGCCAGGCGAACGAGCTCCAGCTCTATGCGGAGCTATTCCTGCCGAGAGCAGCTATGTGGCCAAAGTGGGTGACAATGTAGCCGCCTTGGCAAAGGGCATTGACGAGGAGGAGAACTGGATCTTGGCGGAGGTGGTTCAATTTCTGCATAGGCAAAACAAATACGATGTTATTGACATTGACGAGGAGCAGAAGGATCGACACGTGCTCAGCAAACGTAAAGTTATACCTCTGCCACTGATGCGAGCTAATCCAGAGACAGATGGACATGCTCTCTTTCCTAAGGATACAGTTGGTAGGTACAATTTACACAGCATGTAAAGAAACTGACTAACCtatcacatatatatatattagtgaTGGCGTTGTACCCACAAACGACGTGCTTCTACAAAGCCATAGTCCACCGACTGCCACAAACCGCCACAGAAGAGTATGATGTGCTCTTCGAGGATTCATCGTATTTAAACGGTTATGCGGAACCTTTGCCCGTAGCTCAGCGATATGTCATTGCCTATAGACCTACAAAGAAGGGAGCgagcagtggcagtggcaattTGTCCTCAGCTTGAGCAGCAATTGAATGAAATACATAGAATATCGAATCGACTGTTgtaaaatctatatatataattatatacatattcattaacttaatttctatttgaaataataactaaatCATTCCtcgtcctcatcatcatcatcatcgttatcATTGTCTTCTTCCATGGGGGTCTCTGCTGTTTCTTCCTCCACATCATCCTCAACGTACAGCTGGAATCCGTCAGCTTTAGTCCAGGAGCACTTCATAGTCAGACGAAACTTTGCCATTGGTTTTCCCAGCAATTTAAGAATTCGCGCTTGCTCCGGTGTCAGAACCTTACCCTCCTCGCACACCGTATAATCACTATATATGGTTACAATGCCCTTTTCCAGCTTTGTAGGCAGTCCCAATGAACGTAAATGTGGCTCCATGGAGTGCGCGAATTCCTCGAGTGGACCGGCTGGTAAAGTAACAGTTTCGGTTGCTGTGAAACCACTGCGCGCATATTCTACCGCCCAATAGTTCTCAGCCCATTCCAAGACTTCTTCTTTCGACTTTTCTGTGAATAACAGGCCAACTTGTCCACTGAGGCGTTTCGACAGCTGCAGCAAATATTTACAGATAACATTGATGGTAAAAACAAAGATCTTCTTTAAAACGTACCTTGTGTATTCCTGTCTCCACTTCCTCAGCTTTTGTGCGTCCCAAGCCGATTTGCATTATGCGATTTTTGCCAAAAATGAAACGAGAGTTGCGCTTCCATTCCTGTCGTAAGTCTTTAAGCAGATTGTTTCGCATATTCTGTACCTGGAACACGAAAATGTTGGGGTACTTCTCCACACAAAACCGAATATCATCAATGATGCGCTGTTTCCATGCGAGTCCCTTGCGGTCTGTCTTGGTTAAAGAAACTGCACAAAGGAGAATACAATTTACATGTGGATCCAATTACAACAATTCTCATATTCGGTGTACCTTTCTTATCACGTTTGGAGCGCGGCATTTTAGTAGTTTATTATTCTCAAATTGAATCTAGCAgaagtttaaaaaaacacactAGTAAAACACGTGCGACCGCTAGTTGTTGCCACCTTTGTAGAAAACAACTATAGTTAATTTTTACGTCTGGCAAccttaaaaacaacaactacattttaaaatcagcTGGGTGACGGCATCTCTGCTCATAAAGTTGTCAGCACtgatgtaaatatattttaagctgaaaattgcaaaatgaaataGCTTTGCAatacattaataattttatgaaaagttgaaatacgaaattaaacaaaacaaaggtataaattttattgaaggCTTGAAGTTCGTCAACCCAAggggagagaagttacaaacttaattctaaaaaatatatcaaaacatctacaaaattttaacacaaattctgcaaaagttttaaaaaatatattttaaatattaaaaaaattcaaaataaattagttttttagttgcaactatttttgcaatttgactAAAATTTTACGACAGCACTAGctagtgctgccaacttgctcAAATAGTCATGTCGCAACAAAAAACGGGCTGGCAGGCTCGAGGAAAAGTCAAGCGTTTTATTGCTTGCATCAATAGCCGACTAAAGGTGTGTGTTTACGTAGTAATTTTACATATCTTAggttacaaaaatatattaaattatcaaagTGTTTCAAACAGGACGTGATTGTATTTCGCATTGTCAATTAGTAAGGCGCAGTGagtaatacatatatttgtgaaCTCCTCCGTCGTACTTTGATTACTCAATTGTGTTACTTGGAGCGCCATGTTGTCGGCGAAACTGAGACCGCATTTTTTCACATGTATCGATCTGCAACGCAAAGTGAATTAATTTGCAAGCGTGCATATTACAACATTCATAAACGTCTAGGTGTGAAATGCAAGTTGTGTAACTCCCTAGGAATTGTCGTATATGTCAACGCTCCAGAACTAATTTACTATTTCAAGTAGGACGCTGATGACGTAATTTTGTGGATTGCCAAGTGAAACCCAGCAGCattgccaacaacaagaaaacttttaatcagttaaaattcaaaaagcgTTTGAGAGCACAATTTGTTGCTTGACTCGGATATGCTTTGTGCTCTGCGTATATTCAATGGAATCAACATTAGAATTAAAGCAATAATTTTTCTGCTGCTTATCAAAAGCACACATTTGCTGATAAGGTGCCGTCACAGCCaactaaagttaaaaaataaatttaatcagtGTTCAGATAAGAGCTTGAAGGTTTCAACAGGTACGATTTGTAGGTGCGTGAGCTACAATTCAAGGGCTTAGTTTAATCCCAAGTGTCATAGAGACCAATTAAGTCGAGCTATTGGATTttgtaaatcatttaaaagtaCATACTCATTTAGGTACATAATTGAAAATGTCACATATTGGTAAATTCTACAACAATCAAATAGGCACGTACTTTTCTCGTACACACACAAGGCTATCCATAAAACTTGTAACATTCGAAtccaaaattttaactgaCGTACATATTTACATTCGTACGTCTCATTCAAATTACTCAATTAAACGACAATTGCGCACAATTGACAGCGGCGACTGCGAAAGCCAAGCTCCTCCTCTCCAGCACAGCACATTTCAGTGGCATGCGTCATATATAAAAAGTGCAGCCTGTAATGGCCAACAAATTTGTACCTGCTTAAATCATTTGCAGTCACTTATTATAAACAACAGTAATTAGACTATTGTAATAACCTAATGAACTTTTTCCTTACAATTTATGCTAATATTCAGCTCGGAAAATTTATAACTTgagcataacaacaacaggtcTTGTGCGCATTTAAAACTTAACGAACCCATTTCACTTGTGTCACACctggcaacatttttgtgcGGCCaggttggcaacactgactgGTATTTACTCATTTTTTCATACCGACTCCTACTCTTTGTTCgtactctctcgctctctctgtcttttgcTGTAGCGGCATGCGCTGTGTACGGATGTATGTGTAAATCTACctacacatgcacatatacgAAGAGGCGTACACATAGATACATCACAGCGCTTACTGTGTGCAACATTTGCCGTCACTTTTAGTCGTTCGCCGTTCGTTGGtagtcgtcgttgtcgtttcgAGTGAATCGAATGTAAGGTAACCAATTTGCATTAGTAATATGGGgcgaaaaatatatgtacatacatataaattataaaacctTAAGTGACTAAAGACGATGCAATAAACAACATGTGCAGCGACAATTTATGCAATGCAATAATttctcaattttcaatttaccgAAAACATGTGGGGGAAAAGCCGcatgtatgaaaattttctaCATGCTTCCATGAAGCGATCGATAAAAATACTACGcaaaaagatgaaaaagtTGAGAACTGTGAATttgtgcaaaaatacatatgtatgtatgtacatatgcccGCTATGCATGAGTATTGGTAaattttgtatctgtgtgaacgtgtgtgtgcgagtgtgtgtgtgtgtgtgtagatgtAGCCGTGAGATTCGTTAGTAGCTTCGTATTTTCAGTGCTTTCGGTTGATTGTTGGCGGCCGTGGCAACAACTGACTTGGCTAATGCGAAGGCGAATTGTAGTGCTTAAGTATGTTCTGGTCGCTAGGCGTTTTAGTCCGTCAATAGCTataaaacacatacatatgtagatacGTACGTATCTACGAATGTATGAATTTCAATACACATGCAAGTCACTAAACGAATTACGCACTTGCATATTTACCTACTTTGAAGTCTGATTCGATGATtctttcaattaaaagtaatttcatatttgctgcttataagaaaaatgtaagaaaattgGTACCCTTATGCATCACGTACTTGGTTTTATTGGATTTGCTGTGTCACAATTCaccacacatatgtacatatatgtatttatgtatgcacatacaaacatacatatgtaacaaTATATAcctatgtatgtacgtatgaaTGTTCAtgactatgtatgtatgtatgtaagtggaCGACACACGCGGTTACGTGTTCTTTTTTATGCCGCACTGCTCTCGCATTCGTTGCTGCCTTTGTGACTGAGTTCTCTTCTTCgtgctccctctctctctctctttcttgctctctctttctctcgttGGTgggattatttttatacattttgctGCGCGCCACCCTCCCCCTCACTTACAGGCAGGCAGACACACTTGTTTCTAGCTAGGATAtgtacattcatacatacataaatacatacagatgtatgtaatttaatttgttgcttaagtatattaaaatgtacacataattgttaatatatttcgtatgcaactgcaactgttgaAATCTCCTTTTAGTTGTCCGTCTAGTTGTCCCTTCGCTGTGTATTGGAATTTTGTTCTTATCTGCATTTCTCTATAGTCGTATTTTTTTCCTCTGTACTGCGCATGTAGCCGAACCGCAGTCGCGACGACCTCATGGGGCCGGTGTGGTGAGTTAGCCGTTTGCCGCCCGGTGTGGTGTATTTCcccaacacacagacacacacacacactactcacacatacagacgCAAACTAGCGCCGTTTTGCAGTAGCCAAAGTTGCCGTCATCGCAGAATTCAACAAACggtttcgaattttatttgccGTTATCTTCCATCTGTACCACTGACCGACGGCAATGCCATTTCGCAAACAattagctgttttttttttctacttataACACACttgtacaaatataattacaaatacataGAGACATATGCATTTGTATATGTGTTGTCCATGCAAACACACATCCAATCCAAATTAGTCTATGCCTCTTGCATTCGCGCTACTTCCTCATTGTGAAGCacgtccaaaaaaaaataaaatgacgcAGTCCATGACGCATAGATTTCGCTTCATTGCCGCTCTTTCAAATGGAGGGAGTGGCTCCCTGTTTGAATTTGGGCTATTTAATTGTGTCCCTCCCCATACACATGTAAATCTTTGCATACAGACGAATGTTTTttagaaatgaaaaatcatAGAATACAAACCGTTGCGGTCTATTAAGTTgtatttttccaaatttcttTTTGTCAATAACTGTACGGTAAACAAGCCAATTGACCTAAAAACGAGCAACGCAGAAAAAATTGCTATTATcaagatacatatatactttcatatatgtatctatgcaTATGTATCTATACAACTAATGTATTTATCCGCACTTGTTTGCAGCCGAAGGGTCAATGCTTTCAAGACTTTGACGGTCGATTGCTATCGCTTATAGAATCTGAatttatgtacttatataGATAACAGTTGGTTGGGTGtaatcaatttgatttattctGATTGTTTTATTCGTTTATTGTTTATCGTCTTACCAAGTTAACATTTGTGCATCGGGGTCATTGTGCATTTATCTTTGACATCTGTAcacatttaaacattttacttgtatgtagatacatatatatctacataCTTGGTTCATTGCTCACAgaccccacacacacacacgcacacacaacaacacacacagagacacacacgcatacgTAAAGCCACAGATTTCTCTCtttatttcagtttaaattttattcatagtttatttttaacttttctctctgtatgtatgtgtttgttgttgctgctgctactgctgttggttttaattttattttttcattccATTTGCTTGCCGTggctgtcttttttttttgtacatataaACATTCCCCTGCACACTCATTTCGTATCAATGTGCATCTTTAAGTTGCGAACTACAAAACAATCAGATTTGATTTGATGTCTAATGCCATGGCACGTGTAATGGAATTGGCAAACAATTTAAGCCACACAAATACATTTCTACAACaatgcaaacacacaaacacactcttGGACTCACACTCACCTGTCAAAAGCACATTATACTAAAAGCTATCGCGCCACAAGCAAATGTCCTCTTGAGTAACGTTCGTTGAAAGCTCCTTCGGGGTTAATAATTTTGTCGTTTGTATTATGTTGTCCCCAAGGATAATGGAAAATGTATCAGTCAGCCTCACTCGtcgtttatttataaataataatcaatcaatatttatgtaatagCCATCGCACATACTGACTGTCCACACTCAggtgcagatacagatacagatacatgtatgtgtgagtaGCGGGTGTATCTATGTATGCGGTAAGGTCAACATGGTTGGCATTCATTGAACATTCATCCGTTAGGTAAAGGCAACAGGTTACcctttgtattatatttatatacatatttatgtgacTCACAGCTGATTAGCATACTTCGAGTACAGCgtaattgtttattaacattCAAATTGactgtttataaatattacttgaAATTCAACTCACATTCACGTTTTACACTTTAGctaatttaagtattaataAGTTCACTTGCGTTGAAATGAAGCGCATCATATTCAAATTAGAGGCAGTTGATGACTCAAGCTCATGAATGGATGCTAATTGCCACAAAGATTTGACTCACTTGACAAAGttgtttattcaaattaatatccttaaaatgtacatatgtatgtatataaaacacatgttaaaatacttttcatatgGTTGGAGTTCGTTCTGACCATCTATTGCTGCCACAGAAGCTTGCAACGCGCAGCTGCTATCCATACCGTCTCTGACATCCTTACTATGCCGCACCACGACGCGTCGCTTCAGCTCAGCCTTTTAGCCATTGCCACAGCCAAGTTCTCTTTTAGTCGAGTTTCGGGCCTGGTTGAAAGCGCAACACTGAAGcggcaaataatatttttggtttacGCCTTTCCACAGCTGTCgttgtatgtgtttgtgtgtatttctgTGTAACGTGTTGCAGAGCTGGCAAGAGAATCAAATGAATTAATCTTCATCTAATTGAGAGTGGGTTCTGTTATGCGAAAGATGTTTCTAGAAATGAaatatactacatatatacaatataacaaCTATTAATAACGCAACGCGAATGGTTGAGCTAATAACTAATTGTCGTgggaattatattttaattaatagtaAGAACAAAAagactatatattttattttattcattttctaTTGCAGATAACCAGTCACATTGTGAGCGACGCTTTGAGCTGTGGATTCCTccttactttaattaatttttctgctGTCtatctgcaactgcaacagagaTCGTGCTTGGGCAACTGCACAGACACGAACATACaccacacatatacatattcttaGTTTGGTCAAGTAactaaatcaacaaaaaaacagcaacatgtCGACAGTCGATAAGGAAGAATTGGTCCAGAAGGCAAAATTGGCCGAGCAGTCAGAGCGGTAAGTGCAGACAGATCAAACAGTGAAATaaccaaattgaaataacatataattttttttgttatattttatatagttacGATGACATGGCTCAGGCCATGAAATCAGTCACAGAGACGGGCGTCGAGCTGTCAAATGAGGAAAGAAATCTGCTCTCCGTTGCCTACAAAAATGTGGTTGGAGCGCGCAGGTAAGCTGCTAAATATAATATACGTCTATATAACAAATGGATGTTAACACACCTCTAAACATTAATAACCAACAACAGGTCATCATGGCGCGTCATTTCCTCCATCGAGCAGAAAACCGAAGCATCCGCCAGAAAACAACAGCTCGCCCGCGAGTACAGAGAACGTGTGGAGAAGGAGCTTAGAGAAATTTGCTATGAAGTTCTGGTACGTATATTAATATGTGCTATCATCTATCTATCGCCCATTACCTATTGTTATTGCCTATCTGTTGTCTCATGTCGCATGCCCATGACCATGAACATGTTTGCTGGCTACCCAATAAGCAAATTATGATGAGTTCTTACTGACAACCCAACTGTGGCAGCCTGTTGTCTACTGCGCAGGTCCTGTTAACCATATCGGGTAGCCGCTGTGCGGGTGGAGCATCCGGtttatgtacaaatataaCCGTATCATATACAGCTGTGCTTAAACCAATTACCTTGTCAGTTTATTAGGGCTAGTTTGAAGT harbors:
- the LOC117783849 gene encoding diphosphomevalonate decarboxylase, with the protein product MFSATCVAPVNMALVKYWGKRNEELILPINDSISMTLDANEMSAKTTVCASESFKENRMWLNGDVVPFEENARLMRCLEGVQRLALANGAQRFPLSWKLHIASYNNFPTAAGLASSAAGYACLVYTLARLYEIPMNEELTTIARQGSGSACRSLYGGFVQWHRGTTEDGRDSIAEQLVPAEHWPEMHMLILVVNDARKKTASTKGMQLAVNTSTLIQHRAKEIVPQRIKELKSAIQSRDFKTFAEITMKESNQLHAIALDTYPPCVYMNDVSHAIVNFVHDYNESVGSLQAAYTFDAGPNACLYVLAENVPKLLAAIQLAFPNDSQQSVEYVKGIPVPPVETEKCNTNGSVGHVYSKNMLKYIIHTKIGNGPHQLSDEKSLLIDGLPLPK
- the LOC117785238 gene encoding mRNA turnover protein 4 homolog → MPRSKRDKKVSLTKTDRKGLAWKQRIIDDIRFCVEKYPNIFVFQVQNMRNNLLKDLRQEWKRNSRFIFGKNRIMQIGLGRTKAEEVETGIHKLSKRLSGQVGLLFTEKSKEEVLEWAENYWAVEYARSGFTATETVTLPAGPLEEFAHSMEPHLRSLGLPTKLEKGIVTIYSDYTVCEEGKVLTPEQARILKLLGKPMAKFRLTMKCSWTKADGFQLYVEDDVEEETAETPMEEDNDNDDDDDEDEE
- the LOC117785237 gene encoding SAGA-associated factor 29; translated protein: MPLTAESAAQQIQDRLKDIQQHIHKVDSERRRAENSIANLVRVQQSQPANPKLKTLLQAKILEATQEEATIRAALAKIHEIRNIRNERRIQARNAGNKEAIRRGALMKMVQLSAQTLPLFVGKPGERAPALCGAIPAESSYVAKVGDNVAALAKGIDEEENWILAEVVQFLHRQNKYDVIDIDEEQKDRHVLSKRKVIPLPLMRANPETDGHALFPKDTVVMALYPQTTCFYKAIVHRLPQTATEEYDVLFEDSSYLNGYAEPLPVAQRYVIAYRPTKKGASSGSGNLSSA